Genomic DNA from Calditrichota bacterium:
ATGGCTGGGCACGCGGCACCTGGCCTGAGAACTGCGGAGGCGGTATCTACATCGAACGCTGCTCGCCGACTATCAGCCGAACAGTGATCGAGAACAACCGCTCGGATCACGATGGCGGCGGAATCTACGGCTGGTTCACCTCCTCACTAATACGCAACACACTCCTCGTCACTAACCGCGCCGGCAATCACGGCGGCGGGGTCTTTCTATCCTTCTCCAATCCGCAGATTCTGAACAGCACGGTGGCTCTCGATACGGCGCGCGGCTGGGGCGGCGGGGTCTTCTGCGGAGCCGAAGCCAAGCCTGAGATCGTCAATTCGATCCTTACGAATAACACCCAAATCCTCTTCCTCGACGACAATTCGGACGACAACAACCTGCCATCGGGCGACCCCTACAAGTTTATGGCCGATTTGGGGAAGATACAGTCCGCAGCGCCGGAGGTGTCGTTCAGTGCGGTCTCATTGGGGCAGTTGAATCCTTTGCCCGGATCGGGCAACCTCTCCCCGGCTCAGGTTCAGTTTGTCAACATCACACGCCTACCATTCGACTTTCGTCTGCGTTTTTCGTCGCCCTGCGTCGATGGCGGAGATCCGCGAATGAACGCCTCATCCGAGCCGGACATTCTGATTAACCGTCTAAACATCGGCCATGAAGGCGGCACCGAGCGGGCGACTCGTTCTTTGCCGGTCATTTATAATGATCGGGCAGCGCTGAGACTGGCGGTCGTTTTCGACACCGTCCGCACTAATTCGCAGTCTTCATTCGATATCAAGGTGGAGAATCAGGGGCACTACCGACTCTACCTCAACCGGTTCAAGTTCACTCCGGAATCGAAAATCCCAAATCCCGATGCAGTCTGGCAAGTTGTGCCTTCGATCCCCGACTCGGCAATGGCAGTGGTTGTCACCGATGCCCGGGTTGGTGGGATTCGGTTGATAACCGGAGACCGGATAGCTGCGTTCACACCCTCGGGAGTTTGTGCAGGGCGCGCAACCGTCGATTCGACCGGCTTCCCGCTCCGGATGACGCTCTACCACGATCTGCCCGGCACTCCAGGTAGGGACGGATTCGTTCGGAATGACACGCTTCGGTTTCGCATGTGGAACGCAGTTGACAGCCTGGCCTACCGGGCTCAGGCGAATTTCGGCAGCGATCCGGCTCTATTTGTTCCGGGAGGCTCGTCTCGGGCAACGTTGGAACTTACGATTTTCCCGGATCTCGCGGATGTCGATGGGACGCTTTTGCCGGCTTACCAGGTAGCTCCCGTCGAGCCTGGCGAGAGCGCCAAGTTCACCCTTCAGTTCCGTCCGACCGAATTAGGGACGCACTTCGATACCCTGACAATTACATCGAGTGACAACCTCTTCGGCAGCGATTCGCTCCACCCCGCGCCTTTCGACACCACCCAGCGCCAGCCCCGGCTTTTCCTGCGCGGAACCGGCATCGACCCGGTTGCAGTGGCGGACTCGGCGTTAGCCTTTGGCACGCAGCAGATCGATCTGGCAGATACTCTATTCTTCATGATTCGTAACAACGGGCGCAGCGACCTTAGACTGCGCAGTGTATCGGTTCAGCAGGGTGGTTTTGCGGCGTCGATCCTGGACGGTGTCATAGCACCGTCGGCGTCCGGACGGGTGCGTGTCATTTTCACACCTCGTATTCCGGAGCCGTATGAGAAGAACATGACGGTGGTGACGAACGACCGGAGCATCTTCGTTAAACTGACCGGTCGCGGCGTCGGTCCGAAGTTGTCGGTAGCCGACACCTCGCGCTTCATCGGTTATGTCTATGCTGGCAGCGATACGGCGCGTTCACCGCTTTCGGTCACTAATGAGGGCGATGAACCGCTCGTTATTACCGGGATGACCGTTAATGCTGTGACGGGTCCGGCGAGCGCTTTCTCGGCAGAACTCCCCCCCGGCGGGCTAACGATACCGCGTGACTCTACCGGGACGGTGATCCTTCGCTTCCATCCCGGGCAAGCCGGGCAGGATTATGTTGCGCGCTTGAGATTTGAAAGTAACTATCCGCTGGCACGTTTTTACCGGGTCTCTGGGAGGGGGATGGCTGAGCCGGGACAGTATCGTTTCGGTCAAGTGAGCGGGGTTTGGGGTTGGACTGCCGGAAGTCCGGACTACATTGTTCTGGACTCGGTCATCGTTCCGGCTCACGAACGATTGCGCATTATGCCAGGTGCCCGGGTGTTGTTCGAGCCGGGAGCATATATACGCGCCAATGGAGAACTCCGAGCGCTTGGCCTTCCGGGAGACTCAATCTACTTCCTGCCCCGTGACAATTCCGGCACTGTTGCTTCCAGATGGCGCGGATTGGTGCTTGAGAATGAAGACGGCTCCCGCCTCACTTATGCAGTTGTCTCCGGAGCCCGGCAGGGTGTTAGAATCCGCAACTCTTCGCCGGTGATTCAGTACTCACGTATATCGGGGAATGTGGATACGACCCGTAATGGCGGAGGAATCAACCTCGAAAACTCCGGCGCAACCATCGGCGGATCAATCATCGAATCGAACCGCGCCAATATGGGTGGCGGAATCTTCGTTCTCAACTCACGACCGGTAATAAGCAATTGCCTCGTGCGCAACAATACTGCGCGCGAAGGCGGCGGGTTCTACTTCAAGTTCCTTTCCAGTGCCGTGCTTCAAAGCAATCTGGTCTATGGTAACAGCGCAACATTGGGGGGAGGTATCGTGGTCGCTGAAAACTCGGCGCCGCGGATTCTTAATAACACCATTGTTGCCAATATCGGCGGGGGGATTGCGGGTGCCATACGATCGGTTCCTTCAATCACTAATACAATCGTTTACAACAACGGCGGCCCCTCGCTGCAAGCCCTCAGCGGTTCGTCGCTGTTAGTCAGTTACTGCAACGTCGAAGGCGGCTACGCCGGACAGACTAACCTGGATGTCGATGCCGGCTTCGATCTCGGATCTTCCCTGCCTTATGCATTGGGTTCCGAATCTCCGCTCATAGACCGCGGCAACCCGGAACGGACTTATCGCGACTATTCCTTCCCACCTTCACTTGGCACTTCGCGCAACGACATCGGTGCCTATGGCGGACCTCATGGCGGCGGCTGGCAATCGCCCGACATTTCGGTAGCACTCTTCCAGAATCCCGCATTTCCGCACTGGATCGATGTTGTTCTTACATCGCTCGAACCTTTCACGTCGGCTCCGGTCTGTTCGGCAGAGTATGGCGGAGGCGCGATGACCATCGTTCCTCTCGCGATGATCGATGCCTATAACTACCGTGGCCGGTATGAAGCGCCCGGTTCGGGGCCGCTCTTCCTTACCGCGGAAGGTGACATTTCTGGTGGACAGCGACAAAAGGTAGGCCGTGACTTCGAGATCATTCTGACTACCACCCGCGAAGGTGGATATGGGCTGATACCGGGCATCGGAGGAACTATTCAGATTCCCGCCGGGGCAGTGGCAGAAGAACGATGGATCGTAAGCGGAATCGACCCGGTACCCGTCCGTTTAACGGAGAAAGTGGTTTTCTTATCACAGACCTTTACCATCGAGTCTGGACGACTCAGCAAGCCGATGCGGTTTTCAATACCCATAAGTGACTTGGGACTTCCGGATCGGGATATGACACTTATTGGCATCTACCGAATCGCTGACAATGGCATTGCCCGCCTTGATGGCAAGGTTGAAGGTGGTGCAATCATAGGATTTACGAATCTCGGTGGCCGGTTCGCCCTTGGGATGGACCTAACCAGCGGAGGGGAAGATCGACGACTGGTGCCGGATTCACCCGACCTTCTTCAAGTCTGGCCGAATCCATTCAACAGCAGCGTAACTATCGAGTATCGTCTTCCCGAAACGGGATATGCAGCGCTCAGTATCTGGAGTCTCGATGGGCGGAAGTTGGCCAGTCTTATCGACGGCAATCAACCGGCCGGGCGAGGACGTGTTGTTTGGAACGGTCGTGACCATGGTAATCTGAACGCACCTTCCGGAGTCTATTGGCTCCGCCTTGAGACCGGGCACGAGGTTCGTACGGCGAAATTGCTACTTGTGAGGTAATGGATGTCTCCTGACAGACTG
This window encodes:
- a CDS encoding DUF1573 domain-containing protein — encoded protein: MGRARNIGQRAPLHDRLPSALRSLLVDRGMKRKQNQAGEDDLRRSPNRRFAGGLMVFALAAALCSPAHALDVSGTLAGGEWSLTDSPVRVVGDIELPAGARLDVRPGVRVEFTGAFSFTVRGLLDAAGTADRPVVFTASDPGIPDNRWKGIRFINAARNSRLHFCRIEYGWARGTWPENCGGGIYIERCSPTISRTVIENNRSDHDGGGIYGWFTSSLIRNTLLVTNRAGNHGGGVFLSFSNPQILNSTVALDTARGWGGGVFCGAEAKPEIVNSILTNNTQILFLDDNSDDNNLPSGDPYKFMADLGKIQSAAPEVSFSAVSLGQLNPLPGSGNLSPAQVQFVNITRLPFDFRLRFSSPCVDGGDPRMNASSEPDILINRLNIGHEGGTERATRSLPVIYNDRAALRLAVVFDTVRTNSQSSFDIKVENQGHYRLYLNRFKFTPESKIPNPDAVWQVVPSIPDSAMAVVVTDARVGGIRLITGDRIAAFTPSGVCAGRATVDSTGFPLRMTLYHDLPGTPGRDGFVRNDTLRFRMWNAVDSLAYRAQANFGSDPALFVPGGSSRATLELTIFPDLADVDGTLLPAYQVAPVEPGESAKFTLQFRPTELGTHFDTLTITSSDNLFGSDSLHPAPFDTTQRQPRLFLRGTGIDPVAVADSALAFGTQQIDLADTLFFMIRNNGRSDLRLRSVSVQQGGFAASILDGVIAPSASGRVRVIFTPRIPEPYEKNMTVVTNDRSIFVKLTGRGVGPKLSVADTSRFIGYVYAGSDTARSPLSVTNEGDEPLVITGMTVNAVTGPASAFSAELPPGGLTIPRDSTGTVILRFHPGQAGQDYVARLRFESNYPLARFYRVSGRGMAEPGQYRFGQVSGVWGWTAGSPDYIVLDSVIVPAHERLRIMPGARVLFEPGAYIRANGELRALGLPGDSIYFLPRDNSGTVASRWRGLVLENEDGSRLTYAVVSGARQGVRIRNSSPVIQYSRISGNVDTTRNGGGINLENSGATIGGSIIESNRANMGGGIFVLNSRPVISNCLVRNNTAREGGGFYFKFLSSAVLQSNLVYGNSATLGGGIVVAENSAPRILNNTIVANIGGGIAGAIRSVPSITNTIVYNNGGPSLQALSGSSLLVSYCNVEGGYAGQTNLDVDAGFDLGSSLPYALGSESPLIDRGNPERTYRDYSFPPSLGTSRNDIGAYGGPHGGGWQSPDISVALFQNPAFPHWIDVVLTSLEPFTSAPVCSAEYGGGAMTIVPLAMIDAYNYRGRYEAPGSGPLFLTAEGDISGGQRQKVGRDFEIILTTTREGGYGLIPGIGGTIQIPAGAVAEERWIVSGIDPVPVRLTEKVVFLSQTFTIESGRLSKPMRFSIPISDLGLPDRDMTLIGIYRIADNGIARLDGKVEGGAIIGFTNLGGRFALGMDLTSGGEDRRLVPDSPDLLQVWPNPFNSSVTIEYRLPETGYAALSIWSLDGRKLASLIDGNQPAGRGRVVWNGRDHGNLNAPSGVYWLRLETGHEVRTAKLLLVR